The Fusarium poae strain DAOMC 252244 chromosome 2, whole genome shotgun sequence nucleotide sequence aaatttattaagaaattaaataattattaaattaacttcttttttaagctttattttcccccttatagtttaatctcttaaatagactattaataaggtttagtttacttaattaataattaataataaaattatatagtaataatttattaatcttttataattattataattatagctttaattttatagtaaagtaattataattaagataatttattaaaactttaatagtaaattaattataaattaaaaattatttttacttttaaaaagcttttataatagctattagcttaatatctaggatattataatattatttagtctttaaaagctttcttaaataatatattataaggtattaataatttagctttaattataaaaagattatatttaatatataagctaaagtattaaatttaatttataagaggtatttaagattaaaatattaaagtataaaaagtttataaaaggctactttaagtattaagaatatattaaaggcactataatttaataatataaggcttattatatttctttttatataatctattaaaagagtaataattttattatagtttttaataaatcttctatagaaatttataaatcttaaaaataattatatattatatatattataaggttctagctattttataattactttaaccTTAAATAGGTCTatcttaataccttattaagtaattataaagctaagatatttaacttcttatatattaaagaagtaTTTATCTAGATTAATATAGAGGCTAGTAGTGCTCTATAAGGTTATAGCCTTAAGTTATGTTTTTTCTAGTTAAggtattaaattaattaaggtaatataagtaataaattatattaagctattttttataaatttctttattttctttataattatattaaatttaatattatatttaataatattatatatttaaattaaagtaatctattttaatacttagggattataatcttaaatcTATAGAagccttaatattatattattttacttaatattaataaggtaaaaataaacttaaaatatccttaccttattaatattattatatatattaattaactataagataatacttatatattaaatttaaattttattaatactttaaaattaataattaaaagacttaatttatatttaatttattataagtaaattataaagattaaagaagctttaaaaggcctttatattaaaaagagtaaataaGGCCTTCTACTTAGAccttaagtaaattaaagcctttaaaataagatattaatttatatttaaggccTTATAAAATCTCTATTTCTAAAGTTAAGgccttttaattactttagtaatatttatattaatagctataaaaagaaattaaattaaatttaaaataataatagtctctttatttaagtatattaaggtataatacttaaattaataatataaataatacttaatataatttaaatcttaagtctttaaggtattatttataaatagcttaatataaagttctagggatattttaataataatataaataataataagcttcttaaagcttaattaataaaattaaattcttattttataatttccttaaagagtataatataaagaattaaattctttttaagttataaagagcctataaatagctatttaatcctttaaagaaaaagttaatttatttataaattatataatttatagcttaataagaaacttaaatagtattttatttttaattttcttataataatatttaaatattaagaataattaatttttatatattatatattaattaagcttttaaattatttaaaaaaattaaatttaagtatttaagatttaattattatattatactttaaagtctatttaaattaaaaagttaataatatttatatataaagtcttaataaagctttaaaaatatctttataaactcttaaaaaagtaatttactatataaataactttaatctctttaataagataattattaaactttattttaaatatacttttaaagatttaaataaattaatttaagctttaatagttttctttattttatataaattaaaagatctttatattaaatcttaatttaatataaaatttttttaaaaattaattttctttataaataattatattaaagttattaatatattatattaaaggtttaatattaatattttttcttttttatagctttttaattattactttttttaataaatttatattaatttaattacctttttaatatatatatttaatttctctttaaagatttaattaataattaaatatattttattaattataaaaattataattattataaagattttaattattttaattataaaaagtaaaaattaaatttataaaatattattattatttaaaataaaaatatatttttattttaaagatttttaaaatattttaaatattatattaatttttttactttatttataaagaaaaaaaaataaatatattaaatgcttaaattattattattaaaaaaaataatataattattattaaaatataaaaaaatcttaataatataattaattaaaaaatattaataataataataataatttatttttaattttttttttttttttaactttaaaggccttttttatacttttttctttataattattattaaaataaggttataataaactattaaaccTAAAAGGTACCTTACTTTAGGATTTTACCTAATAGAATATTACAGGGAAGCTCTTAATTCTAGAGTCCCAGATGTATACTGGGCTAATATACTGTTAAACAACGAGCTAAGAACAGTCATGGGATGAGTAGGATATAGATGAAACAAGAGCATAGAATATAAGGTACACTGAACAACTTCCACAATAGCTGCACAAGGCAACAAATCAGGCCTTCGGCCATTATTTATCCGCAATGTCCAAGAATCCCAACATCGCTGCAAGCACTATTGTCTATTAGCTACAGATTTCATATCGTGTTTTACCTATATCATTAGGCATATCAGTCAACTCACAAGCGCCAGCCGTAACGATGTATGAAGCAGTACCCCAAGCCGTCTGTATCGTTGCAAGATCCGTCCAATCCTTCGCGTTGAGCCATATCCCAATGGCCAAGCTCAGAAGAACAGGTACCAAGACCACGATTGTGATGCGTGTAATCGACCAGTCTAGAACCAGCTCAAGGGCGTATCCACCTTCTAGGACGTCGAGTCGCTGATTGTTTAGCGTGCGATGAGTCCAATCTGCCCAAGCTCGAGAGATATGTTGGGGGACATGCCAGCTCTTGTATGTACTCAACAGAAGATATAAATCAGCAACCCCGTTAGCATCTAGGTTGACGTGGTCATGTTTCCCGGTATTAACATCGCACTGGACTTGTGAGTATAATCCGAGACCTGTTGGTGACTGACACGGACGTACCTTGTAAAGCCTGAATGCTGCGAGATGCTTCAAAGATAGTAGGGTTCCTCTCATCCCACGCAGGCGAAAGCTCCCCCACCTGAGCTTTGAGAAGAATTGTTCTGGCTTATCAATGAACACGATTCGTTCTTTCGGGTTGAGAGCGCCACGTGAAAATATGCCCAAAACAACATATGTCGGCTGGTTCCTTGACTCGAATTCAATAGCTGTAGTACGTGAAATGCCGAAAACAGACGTAGACACAAGAGCCCTCTGTTCTATCCTTTCTGTTTCCGGTGGCCTTGGGTTTTGAAGATCAACTGAATTACCATCCGTATCTCCATGTTCCTCATCACGTCGCGGGACAGGATTTACTGGAAACATGACTTGCTTGAAAGCTTCTGGGT carries:
- a CDS encoding hypothetical protein (TransMembrane:2 (i292-312o324-345i)) is translated as MGSIDPDKPVSLLHPAPATPIPTTSWHTYLSYGAGQIEYDTIVSQRNPCIRTLRQERRAKSRWFLQPPAAQGMPQLGANVESTQSAMFPYPEAFKQVMFPVNPVPRRDEEHGDTDGNSVDLQNPRPPETERIEQRALVSTSVFGISRTTAIEFESRNQPTYVVLGIFSRGALNPKERIVFIDKPEQFFSKLRWGSFRLRGMRGTLLSLKHLAAFRLYKCDVNTGKHDHVNLDANGVADLYLLLSTYKSWHVPQHISRAWADWTHRTLNNQRLDVLEGGYALELVLDWSITRITIVVLVPVLLSLAIGIWLNAKDWTDLATIQTAWGTASYIVTAGALLAAMLGFLDIADK